Part of the Lotus japonicus ecotype B-129 chromosome 6, LjGifu_v1.2 genome, AAGGAAGCAAGAGAGGGCGGCGAGCGTAGAGCTAGCGAGAGAACGGATACAGGAGGAGAAAGCAAATCGTGAGCGAAGGTCTAAAAAAGCTGATCGACTTGTTAAGAAAGGCAAGGCAGAACAACTCAGTCGGCGATCTCGCCGAACAGTTGAGGCGAACCGGCGAATGAGGCTGAAGGGACGCACAAGTAAGGAGCTAACAAAGTCGCTCTTTGAAGCGGGAGTCGAGGACGTAAGCAAGGAAGGAAAGTGCAGCACGAAGCTAGGACGCGAAGTGAGGAATATGCTCAAATGGTGTGAACACCACAACTTGGAAGGCCACGACACCACCGACTGCTTTACACTCAAGGGTCAAATCAAGCGGCTAATCAAGGCGAGACAACCGTGGGTGGCGAAGAGAAAGGAAGCTGAGGAAGTCGAAAGCGGCGAGGACGAAGAAACTGTGGAAACGGCTAACGTGATCATTGTTGGGGGCCACGGGGGCCACGGCGGTACATCGATAAGGGGGCAAAAACTAACAGGGGAAACACCGCCGATGGAAGTCTGCTCGGCTTGGTTCGAGGACAACCACTCAAACATAATAGTGTCGTCTGCAGATTTTGAAGGAGTCGAGACCCATACAGACGATCCCTTagtggtaatggtaagaatcAGGGGTTTCAACATGAGGAGGGTGCTGTTGGACCAAGGTAGCTCAGCCGATATAATCTACGGGAATGCATTCGAGCAGCTGGGACTGGGGGACGAAGACCTAAGGCCATACACAGGGAATTTGGTGGGATTCTCAGGAAAGCAAGTTCAAGTGCGCGGTTACGTGGAACTGGACACGGTTTTTGGAGTAGGCGAGGATTCCAAACTTCTGAAGATAAGGTACTTGGTCTTGCAGGTTGTGTCAGCTTATAATGTCATTATAGGGCGGAACATTTTGAATCGCCTTCGTGCAGTTATATCCTCAGTTCACCTCGTGATGAAATACCCGCTACCCTGCGGACGGGTGGGAAGGATAACAATAGATCAGGGAGGAGTGAAGAAGTGTCGCGACCATAGCCTTAACTCCTATGGCCGAGAGAAAGGATAATGGTGGACACAGGAGTCACGAGAACCGAGGGACTGAGGGCGAGCAGGGACATCCAGCGGCGCAGTACCAAGACGACGCAGGCGAGTTAGAAGGGCAGGTCGGCGAAAAGTTGGATAGGGGAAAGAAGGTAAAGGGGCGAGATAAGGGAAAGAGTAGAGGAATATTGGCGATCGAGGCCCAGGCTCACCATGGAGCAAGAGTGACGCTTGAGTACGCTGGTAAAAGACAACATCGATTTGTTTGGCGGAGAACAAGGAGGAACCTCTCCCAGGGGGCCACCTACATTGGACCAGCTCTTTGGGAAAGCTAATAGAAAGAACAAACGGTGTGAAAGTCGCCGAGATACAAGAGGATACGAACAGTCAGTGGACGGTAGGAAGAGGCCAAGGTACGCCGAGAGTGAAGATGAGCAACAATGGTTCCCTTCCTCCTACGGCGAGGAAGTTGAGCTGGGCGACGAGAATGAGGTGCTAGGTGTAATACTCTAATCAAGGAAGCAGCCAGAAAGTtaggactaaaaataaagatgcactctttttctccgacacgggagttttttaacgaggcatccctcggtgtaaaaatttaaacaaatcaaatacaaaaggatattcttagcaatactcctagctATCGAACTGAGACGGtagcccggtgggaaaaattccctgaaggtggcaatcccaacacgacatTGATgtttggggatcgctccggaaagtccggcacTGATCGTAGCCCAtgcaggcgacgtgtgcggataagcttcccGTCGCCACTGGTTGGCGGCGTGCGTGAATAAAGCTccttatccaaagaacctcccgGAAATTTGGGCGAGTCAAGTCTTCCTGAAACGCGGGAAGCACTTTTAACTAGGCTaaaagtctgggtaaacccatatggccattgggcccccagcattgtaagtccccacctaataaTGCTGGAGGGgtcgcacctgctcttacgggaaatattggtgcgaaTGAAAGCCTTGGTAAaataccgagcgaaagtcctagttatgTGTAGCACACTCTCGAAAAATTACTCACACAGAACCGGGAGGCTAGTGCTGAAAACACGTGCTACACGACGACGAACAAAAGGCGGAGATAAGTCGCGGGCCGCTCGCCTCGCCCGCATAATTACCTTTTGTTCATTTAAATATTCATTTCTTCCTTCATTTATTTGTTTACGTCAATATGATTTCCTAACTCAATTATTTGTTTGCTCGCATGATCTTATTAGTGCACGACAAAACAATTCGGGACACAAACTTTTATTCAAATACTCGACTTAGTACATTTAGAAGGGAGGGTCTCTCTTCATTCTCCTACATTCTTTGCGCTGCTCTGTTCTCTCGAGCTCCAACCGGTGTTGCCTATACCCCAAGTTACAGAGTTTCCGGCTTAACTCCTCCTTCTCAGGACCTTCTTCTACCGCCTCCAGAGCTGTTATCAccgtttccttctcctccagcagatccagctcccgctggcagagctcttgaatctcttccacgaaggaGAGAAAATCCCGGAGGATGGCGTCCATTTCAGGGCTCAGATCCATTCCCAACAGTTTGTTGGTCAAGTCGTATACATTGGGATCTTTTGGATGCCTGATGTTGATGAAGAGATCGTCATCAAAAGCTTTTTTCCTGAGCTCTTCCAAACAAGCGATGTAACATGCCATTTCCTGTGGCATTTGATGTTTGAAAGAAAGATGAAGTTTAATGTTTCAGGAAGATGAGGAGATATGAGCTTTACTCGGCGGTTAGACTCCATTTATAGCTTCAGTTTTATCTCCAGAGAGTTAATAATGAAGCAGTTTTACGAGGAGTTTGCCTTGAAAGGAGGTGCAATTTGTGTTGAAAGGCTTAAATGCCCAAGGACGGTGGTCAGCGATAAACTGTTGGGATTTGAGGAACGTGTTCAaggaagttaaaaaaaaaaaaaaaagaggaagagagaagagCGCGAAAGATTCTCATTCAAAAAGTAAGAGGATGGGGCATTAATACAACAAAAGTTATTAACATTTTCATGGTCGTTCTACATCTTCGTTTGATAGGAAATGCTCGGAAGAGAAGCCTGGAGGGTCGGGGTCCCCAATTAGACCTGCAGGAGTAAGCTTTTTGAACGCCCCCATCTGGCTTAGATCAATTTGAGGATGGAGATGCTCGATTTGAGCCTTGGCGAGGAAAAAACCTCGGCCGCGTTCGAAGAGGGCAGCGGTAACAGCTTCGGACCTGATTTTCGCCTCTAAAGCTTCTGCGTCGAAAGGGGCCAGGGGCTTCGCCAGGGACAAGGCCTCGTCTTTCTTTGCCAGTTCCTCGTCCTTCTTCGCCAGCTCATCACCTTTCCTCGCCAATTCATTGTCTTTCCTTGCTAGTTCAGAGCGGAGATTTTCAAGGTCAGCGTCCATTGAAGCTAATAGATCTGCCCTCACATTTGATTCCAGCCGCACCTCTTGCTGCAGTTCGGAAAGTTTCCTCTCTAATTCAGAAATCTTCCTATCACGGAACTCCAAGCTGACTTCAGCACGGGAGGACTGCTCGTTTAGCTCTTTGGAAAAGGAAGTCTCCTTGGCGAACAGCTGAGCAGTGAGTGCCTCACGTTCCTTGGCAAGTTGGGCGTTGAGGGTGTGGAGGCGAGATACCTCAGATCGCAGCGCGTCAGCGTCTCGGGTGGAGTGACTATAGCAGTGAAAAGCATGGAGAACTGTCGCCAACGCGCCTTCGGACACACTGCCTAATCCGTCCTCTTGAACCCTCTCATTCATCTTGGCCACCTGGGCAGGCGTAAGGGATATGGAGTATGGCAGCCCTCGACTCTCAGAGCTCGAAGAGGGAGCATTCGACGGCGGCGGAGGAGTTTCGCCGGCCAATGCCGCGCCTTGACCAAGGGACGGCGGGACAACTGTTGGCTGGGAGAAGGCCCTATCCACGGATTTACTTTGAGAATTTGGAGGGGGAACCGGCATCACCCGCGAAGATTCGCCAGGGCGGGTTAAGCTGTTGGAAGGTTGTAGCTTTTTGAGGGATGGGCGATGAGATTCCTCGCCAAGAGGTCGCTTCTCACCCGCCTGGAATTTCGGCATGGATGCCTTGTCACCGTTCAGATTTACTCGGGGaggaaaagaaatttttttttctgattcttGAACAAACCTAAGATCTCCCCACTGACTTTGTGCATTTCTCCTGGGATAAAAAGAGCGAGGGTGAGgtaggtaaaaaaaaaacaagaagaaaataaaacgtAAAGTAGAAGAAAGAAGGAAAAGTTCACCAATCACGGGGGCACAATCCGAAACCGGAAGTTTGGCTAAGAAGCTGCTAACTGCTTTATTAACAGAAGTCAAGGAGTCCTCGGGCGGGTCTATCACCTGGTGTACTTCTCGAGTCCAGTAAAGCAGGAATTGGGCAACCCTGTCTCTATGAGTAAAAACCTCAGGATATTCATGGGAAACCACAACTTTGAAGAACTTCCGAGCCATGTCGACAGTAATGTTGGGCCAAAAGGGGTTGAAACGCTGCCGACCGGTCCTGGCTTCCAGAGCAACCCAACTACGCGGGGAAGGGGGCTGGACAGGCACTTGGTAGAAGTAGAAGAATTGGGAAGGTTCAGGCTCTTGCTGAATTGTGTCACACCGAATTTCAAAGCAACGCAAGAAGGCCCAGCTGTTGGGATGAAGTTGGCTAGGGGCGATGTTGATGCTCTAGAGAACTGAACAAATGAAGGGGGAAAAGGGAAATTTGATTCTCAAGCTTGTGAACATATACTCGTAGGTATAAAAGAAGTGAGGGGCACCCACGAAGCGATTTGAGGGGTGAAGCCAAGGGCGTTCAGTGGGCGAACAAGCGCTAAAGCACATGAGACTGTCAAGGGGCTTTTCGTGGCAGAATCCACTAGATTTCGAGGAAATCTCCCAAATGGACAATTCCTGCTCTATATTGGATCGCTGATTGGGCATTGTTCCGCCGGGAAGAGCTACCTGGATAGGGGCCTTCAGCGATTCCTAGGTTTTTATCCGGAAATAAGCAAtgtctttttcttcaagaggAGCGCCCCCCGGAGAAGGAACATACCGAAGGGGAGTAGCGACGGTAACGTCACGATTGGAGTTCTTGGTCTGACGTTTCGACATCTTTACAGGAAAATGGTGAAGTGTGAAGGTCACAATGGCAAAAGTAGAAAACTAAAAGTTTGAGCTTTTTGAGAAGGTTAGGATTTATGAAGGGATGGTTCTAGAAGCGGGAGGTAACGTGTCAAGGGTAGGGGCATGAAGGGGGGGATCGTGCCCCATGACGTCAGGAAAAGACGTAAGAGTGGTTGCGAGATTTTGGGGAGTGAGAAGGATGCATTAAGAGAAAAGCTGTAACCGTGGATGTTGATTGGCTCAAATTCAAACTGACAGGTTCTGAAACGATCTGAAAGACGTTTCGAAAGTGGCAGTTGAGATTTAGTGGATTTGCTGACTTAAAAACTACTTCAGGGCGCAACGCGTGGCGAACGCACGACACCCGTCAAAGTCTCATGATTTAGGGCACGTGCGCAGTGCTGGCAAGGAGAGCAGGTCAAGTACCATCGCCCTGGGACTGCTTGTGGACTCAGTTTGCCTAGGGAAGGGATGGTGCAGCGAAAAGTTTAGAATACGACGGTTTTTTACTTTGTTCTTccagccatgttggcaattgttttttcattttgttaaaaactttAGGTTTTATCATTGTTTAGTCTTTCATAGTCCTCGCCTTGGTTTCttctgtttaaagacacacttagctctcatgcttcgagctcggtgtcttgtggacttgtggactgggcgagaccccaaggtccctcgcccaggggactCAACCTTTGGCGCAGAACATGCTTGGGCCTTGGGCCGctctccccaaggcccaaccggcccatttagacaaattaaaggcacgaaggctcaaccccaaatctataaataggggacggttaccaattgtaagggactcttagctcatttgacaataacaatattgaaattcagttatattttctctctctaagcagttaagAGCTCATCTCTCTAAAATCTCTGATCACATTCGACACACTCTTGGCACTATGCCctgattctatgttcttggcgagaACAATTTTCACCTTTCCTGATAATGTTTCTACTTGGATGctgtcattaatttttttttttctaataatattGGTGAAATGGTCCAAAAAAAAGCAGTTTATGAAATATCACCATGAAAttataaaaaagtataatggGGTGGATTCGAAGCCAGGACCACCAACAACCACTCAATTTTACTAACCACTGAACCAAAGCTTTTGATTGTAAAAGTAATTGCAACTATAAATTTATACTATTATTAGATTCTATTTAGTAAATTTGCATTAAATCCGAAAAATATGTACTGGGGATTATATTATATCATATGTTGATTGAGAAATTGGTAATcggaaaaaattataattatttattagcccaaaaaaatattaatcaaaCCTCAAGGGGTGGATTCAAACACAAGACCAACAACAACCAGATCCTTATTTATTCTTACCACTAAACCAAAGCAAGTTCTTGGATAAGACCTTGAAACTATTAATTTTATACTATTAATTAGTAACCCTTAGGTTTACTTTATGAACTTAAGAGTCCAACGTCCCTTAACGAAACCGCGGATGCATTAGCCGGCACTAATGGCAAGCCTGTTTCATTGGTTGGTGTCGTGTCTCATTAACGAAATCATCGTCCTTAGGGTTACTTTAAGCACTTAAGAGTCCTACGTCACTCGGTCACTTTACAAAACCGCGGATGCATTAGGGTTTTATTTAACGTTTTATTTGATTAATATTGTGAATTATTATTTGATCCAACGTCACATATTCATTTAAGGTTTTATTTCATTAATATTGGtgaattattttaattcatatatttacagccaaaaattaaaaatatttactatgatgaattaatttatttaatatgtCTTATGTGgccaataaaaattcaaaaaacctTACTATAAATATGAATCAAATGAGTTTTAAGCATTAGAAATTGGAAGCTCAAGAGGGTCCTTGGAGAGGGGCATTCCATCCCTGCTGCTGCAGTGCGTATTCATGAGCAGCCGATAATCATAATAGCGTGTGTCTGTTGATTTTCTCAATACCACCATGCTATCATCAATTTTCAAACCTTTTGGATTCAATTTCTTTTCACATATATGGCCTCCATTTATAGTGGTCTCAGCCAGTAATATAAACCCTAGTTTATTGAAGCCATCCCCTTATCGGAAGCCACCATGAAAACGAAGGGAGCCCCCGTCCGACGAAGCCTGCGTAAGAGACGACACCCAGAGATCGAATGCAACTCTGTTAATTCTCTGGATATGGCGAACCCATCTTtgattcttctttcttccaggTTAGAGTTTCTTGTTCATCTTCTATTTCAAGTCATGGTGTAATTTGGGGTTTTAACATTGTCGTGATTGTTTGATGTTTTAATTTTGGGATGAAATTTTTGATTGAAAATTAGGGTTGTAATTTGGGGATGAAAATTGGTGTTGCAATTTGATGATGAAAAATTGGGGTTGCAATTTTTATGCAAACTGACTAATCTGGCTTACTGAATGCAGTAATCAAATATCGCTGGAAGAAGTTGACATGAAACTTTCAGAAGATAAGCAAAAGCAAAAGCCAAAGgataagaaaaaaaaggttTGTTGTTTGCATAAATCTCTTGCACTTATGTTGTTCGTTTTATAAATATGATGTTTACTTGCTGAATGTTGTTTTTTTGATGATTATTTCAGAAAGTGGCGGATGAAAATAAGCTGGATTTGATGGAGGCAAACTTGAATGTTGTCATGAGGAGTATTGGGTGGTTAACACAAACGGTGATGAAATCCAAATGGTATGGCCATCCAACCATCATTACCATCCCAATTCGAACCATCTTTGTCAACAGTTTTTCAAAGCCCTATTCAACCTGCGACCACTACAATGCCAACTGAGattgaaaaaattatgaataagtTGATTCCCCTTTTCGCTGAATTGCCAACACCAACTCATGAACTAGAAACCCCAACTCATGAATTGCCAACACCAAGTCATGAACTGCAAACCCCAACCCATGAACTTCCAACCCCAACCAATGAACTGACAACACCAACTCATGAACTGCCAACACCAACCAATGAACTGCCAACACCAAATCATGAACTGCCAACCCCAATGTGTGATCCAGTTGCTGAAAACCCCAGGTCATTTGTTAGAAAACTGTTTAACCCACCCAAAGTTATGAGTTCTGACCTTGAGCTCTCGCCGATCGAAAGTAGTCCAAAGATATCAGAACCATTGATGATTCCACCAGTAAGTTGTACTAATATGAAATAGTTATGAGTTGGTgtatttaaacaattttttataATGACTTTCAATGTTATTATGTTTTATGTAGTTCCTGTAAAAAATATTCAAAGCAGAACACACCAGTAAACTATGTTATGCAGAGATGGCTGTCGCAACATATGTCTTCAAGAAAACCACGAAGGAGGATGCTTCTTGGTAAGCCATTAACTGTTACAACAGAACGGAGAATATGCTGCTATattgattgatacttgttttaATATGGATACAGGAAGGAGAATATGGTAAAGCCTAACATCCCATTTGCAGACGGTAATCGAGGTGTGCTGCATAGCCTAATGCCAAAACAAAATGTCACTAAGGATGTCATTAACTTGCTTGCTTGCATGCTGACTACAAGAGAGAGGTCCTTTGCGCAGAATCCAGGACTTTGGTTTTTTCCAACAAGCATTTCAGTATTGTTTGAAATccctttttattattattaaaatgatCTTCATGCTGTTATTAATCCCTTATTTTCCTTTACgttgtagcaagttgttttgtCATGGGTTCCTAATCCTGATTCTACAAAAACATTCTACCAAAAACACTTCATGGGGAAAATTGACTTGCTATCAAAGGTAATTCCATGACTTCAGTTCAAATTTTTAAATCCTATTCTACAACTACATTTTCTTACTAAATTGCTTGCCCTTTAGATATTCGTACCTGTTAATGACGATAACAAGCACTGGTATCTTTTGGTGGTTGACTTCCACAAAGAGGAAGTGGTCTATCTGGATAGCTTTCCGGAGCAAAGTAGAATGTCAACTAGGATTAGACACACAAAACTGCTGGTACAATAACTTGTATTAAGTCTgtcatctttttttaaaaatctatCATACCCtgaattgtttaaaaaaaaaattgtggtgGATAGTGTATTTATTTAGAGGAGCTTCTGGTTGATGACTCATTTTACACCTCATCTGATACTCCAAAACCTATTGTCTCTGCATTCAAAGTGGTTGTTCCTAAAGGAGTGGGTGCTCAATGCAATGATTCATAAGTTAGATTCTACTTTAATTTACGAGTTCATCAAATTCAATTTTATGTAATTCATCCTTTGACTGCTCTGTCTACTGCCATATAGAAATGATTCTGGTGTGTGGGTCGCATCTTGGATGAACCAAATGGGAGGCAATGGGTACAAGATCAAGGTGAGCCACATTGAAACTTCAGCTATTTCATGTTCAAAAAATGGGTTTTGATGTGTTGTATAATAACTAACTTAGTTTTAACCTATTATAGGTCGATACCTTCACCAGATTGAAGCTAGGTGTGGACCTTGTTTTGCATTCGCAAAACTTGCTTCAAGGACAGATGCTAACAAAGGCTTTGACTCATTATCAAAGGAGAGTTGAAGCtgccaagaagaagaaaaaagtgcATCAAACTTGCTAAAATTGTGATCTTTTTGGACCTTTAGTATGGTGAATTTGTGTTTTTGCCATGGCTTTTTGCGTTGTAACGCATGAGTAGCCTAATTTTGATTTTGTAAGGTTTTAATAGcctaattttgaattttgaaggctTTATAGCCCCCTTTCTTTCGAAGCCATTTGCTATAGCACTTTATCTTATGATGAATTTCTTTTCACATTCCCTAATTAAGCCATTTAATACTTATGAAAAGCTTGCTCTCAAGCGTACAATAACTTGGGGT contains:
- the LOC130724956 gene encoding uncharacterized protein LOC130724956, with product MREVTMPDGMIHLALEAYGGETDPKDHLLHFNARMAINAVSDAVKVRIFPFTLRGEAMDWFVALPQGSLAKFRDFSSKFLDHFSARAIEDLFDMRQRERETLEQYTKRYSAASVRFEELEPRMCVCAFKGGLSWGKFKRELSRELETSMIEVCARAQDYILEEGIEAHKRKQERAASVELARERIQEEKANRERRSKKADRLVKKGKAEQLSRRSRRTVEANRRMRLKGRTSKELTKSLFEAGVEDVSKEGKCSTKLGREVRNMLKWCEHHNLEGHDTTDCFTLKGQIKRLIKARQPWVAKRKEAEEVESGEDEETVETANVIIVGGHGGHGGTSIRGQKLTGETPPMEVCSAWFEDNHSNIIVSSADFEGVETHTDDPLVVMVRIRGFNMRRVLLDQGSSADIIYGNAFEQLGLGDEDLRPYTGNLVGFSGKQVQVRGYVELDTVFGVGEDSKLLKIRYLVLQVVSAYNVIIGRNILNRLRAVISSVHLVMKYPLPCGRVGRITIDQGGVKKCRDHSLNSYGREKG